The Gammaproteobacteria bacterium DNA window CCGCCAGGACGCGGACCTGGTCTTCGTGGTGGCGCGCGCGGCCCAGGGCCAATTGCTGGTCCCCCAGCTGCGCTACAACTATTCGGGCGATCTGCCGATTTACGCCATACAGAACATCTTCGATCCCGAGCATCTCGATAATCGCGACTTGAACGGCGTGGAAATGCCCGCGCTGCCCGTGCTGGCGGACCGGCATGTGCAGGTGGTGCACGGCGAGTTTTCGCCCGACTGGCTTGCCGCCTCGGGATTCAACATCGCGCTTTTTGCGATGGGCTACGACAGCTTCAAGCTGGCGCTGTCCCTGTTTGACGGATCGAAGGGGCTGGTCAAGGGCATCGGCGGTCTTACCGGCATTGTCTCCCGTGCTCCCGACGGGCGGCTGCAACGGGAACTGGCATGGACGCGGGTCGAAGAAGGCAATTTGACAGCCGCACCGGCAACGCCCTAGGCCGCCCCGGCGCCGGCCCTCGCAGGGGATCCGAGGCCGAAAGGCAGGCCTGCGGATACCTTGAAGCCCGCGGCCTGAAACGGCTCGCCGCCAACTACCGCTGCCGCTACGGTGAGCTTGACCTGGTCATGCGTGATGGCGCTCAACTGGTGGTGGTCGAGGTGCGCGCGCGGCGCAGCGACCGCCATGGCGCGCCCGAGGCTTCCATTAACCACCGGAAAAGACGTTCACTGATGCTTGCGGCGCGCTGTTTCATTCGCGACAACCCGCAATTCAACGGTATGATGCTGCGCTTTGACGTTGTGGGCGTTCTGACCGAAGCCACCCGCGCCAGGTTCCGCTGGATCCGCAACGCATTGCAATTTGATGGACGCTGAACGAGTCAAACGCGAATTCGCCGAAAGCCTCGAGGTCAACCGGCGGTCGGCCGACGCGCTGGCCGTCCCGATTGCCGAAGCGGCGGCGCTGATGCTCGAATCCTTAAGCGCCGGCGGCAAGATTCTGAGCTGCGGCAATGGAGGTTCGGCGGCGGACGCGCAGCATTTCGCCTCGGAACTGCTGAACCGGTTCGAGACCGAGCGCGCCAGCCTTCCCGCGATCGCCCTTACGACCGACAGTTCCACGCTCACCTCGATCGCAAACGACCGCAGCTACGAAGAGGTCTTTTCTCGCCAGGTAAGCGGACTGGGCAGGTCCGGCGACGTTCTGCTGGCGATCAGCACCTCCGGCGCATCGCCCAACGTCACGAACGCGGTGCGCGCCGCTCACCGGGCCGGCATGCGCGTCGTGGCGCTGACCGGCCGCGACGGAGGGGAAGTCTCAAGGACCCTGGGAAAGGCCGATATCGAACTGCGGGCGCCGCATACCCGCACGGCGAGGATCCAGGAGATTCACCTGTTCGCCATCCATTGCCTTTGCAGGCTTCTGGACGACGCGTACGGGGACAGCGGCCCTACTTGACCAGCCTGAGCTTCGGCGTCCCGCGGGGCGGCGGGGTGGGCGACGGACCGGCCACTTCCCCGATAGCGGCGCCCAGTTGATCCGTCAGCACGACCCCCTGGCCGGTTTCCCGCGAAAAAATACAGAGTACCGCGTCCACCGGCACCGATACCCGGTGAGCGGCGCCGGAGAAACGCGCCTCGAAACTGAGTGTTTCGCCGCCCAGTTCAAGATTGCGCGTGGCCTGATAGCTGATGTTGAGAACGATTCGCCCGTCCTTGATCCCGTCCCTGGGCACCGCAACGTCCGTGCGGTCGGCGTTTACCACCACCTGCGGAGTGTCGCCGCGATCGGTAATCCACTCATGCACGGCGCGCAGGAGGTACGGCTTCAGTGAAAGGGTTCCCTCGCTCATGCCATGCAAGCCGGTGGCGGGCAGCCCGTGGCGTCAGGCGGCCAGCGGGCGCATGTCCCGCTCCAGTTCGGACAGGCCCTCCATGAAGGAGGGGCGGCCGAATACTCTCCGCATGTAGCCGTACAGGGCCTCGGCGCGCGGGCCGGGATCGATGCCGTAGCTGCGCAGGCGCCAGAGCACGGGCGCCAGGCTGCAGTCCACGAGGGAGAATTCGTCGCCCAAAAAAAAGCGGCTGGACTCCACCGCTTCGGAAACTTCGATCATCGCCTCGCGGAGCTGCCTCTTCTCGCCTTCTCCGTCGTTGCCGTCCAGTCGTGCGGCGAGGTTGTAGAAGTCGTTCTCGATTCGGTGCAGCGCCAGCCGGAAATGCGCCCGCCGCTTGGGGTCGACCGGCATCAGCGGCGGTTGCGGAAAGCGCTCGTCGAGGTAGTTGATGATGATTCGGGAGTGATAGACCGCCAATTCCCGGTCCACGAGCGTCGGCAGCGTGTTGTAAGGGTTCAGCAACTGAATATCGGGCGGAAGATTGCCGTCTCGCACCTGAACAATTCGCACACCGATATTCTTTTCCGCTACAACTATTCGAACCCGGTGACTATGAAGATTGATGGGACTGGAATACAGGATCATGGGCCGGATTATACGCGGCGGATAACCGCGCCCAGATCGTTCAGTTTCTCCTCGATTCGCTCGTATCCGCGGTCCACATGATAGACGCGGTGAATCACGGTTTCGCCCTCGGCGACCAGCGCGGCGAGCACCAGGCTGGCGGAAGCGCGCAGGTCTGTGGCCATTACCGGAGCGGCCTGCAACTTCCGGACGCCGCGTATCAGAACCTCCCGGCCCAGGGGTTCGATGTCCGCGCCCATGCGCTGGAGCTCCGCCACGTGCATGAACCTTTGCTCGAATACGCTTTCCCGAACCAGCGCGTGTTCGCTGGCGATCGCGTTCAGGGCCGTGAATTGCGCCTGCATGTCGGTAGGGAAGCCGGGCCAGGGCGCGGTCACCAGGTTGACCGAATGCGGCCGGCGACCCCGCATGTCCAGCTCCACGAAACCTTCGCCGCGGCGGACCCTGGCGCCCGTGTTCCGGAGCGCGCCCACGACCTCGCCCAGGGCCAGTTCCCCACTGAACCGGGCGACGACGCGCCCTCCGGTCATGGCGCCGGCAACCAGGTAGGTGCCGGCCTCAATGCGGTCGGGAAGAATCGCGCGGCTGGCGCCATGCAGCTTCTTTACGCCCCTGACGGAAATGCGTGATCCGCCGGCCCCGGCAACCTTTGCCCCCATCGCGTTGAGGCAGTCGGCCAGATCGCGCACTTCCGGTTCCCGCGCGGCATTCTCGATGACCGTCTCGCCTTCGGCCAGAACCGCGGCCATCAGGATATTCTCGGTTCCGGTTACCGTCGGCAGAGGCAGATCGATGCGAGCGCCCTTGAGCCCGCAGCAGCGTGCGGAAATATAGCCGCCACGAATCTCCACTTCGGCTCCCATCGTGCGAAGCGCATTGACATGGATATCCACCGGGCGGGCGCCGATGGCGCAGCCTCCGGGCAGTGATACGTCGGCCCGCCCGAAGCGCCCCAGCAGCGGGCCGAGGACAAGCAGCGACGCGCGCATCGTGCGCACCAGTTCGTATGGCGCGGAAAACGACTCCGGGTCCTCAAGCGACACGCTGGTTCTGCCGGGCGCCGAGCCATTGACCCTGGCGCCAAGGATCCTCAGCAGGTGCAGCATCGTGTGCACGTCGCGCAGATCGGGCAGGTTGGCCAGTTGCAGCGGTTCCGGGCTGAGCAGCGAGGCCGCCAGTATCGGCAGGGCCGCGTTCTTGGCGCCGGAAATGGGAACTTCGCCGTCCAGCGTTGCACCGCCGGAGACAACAAATTTATCCACGCGGCGTCTCTGTTTCCCGCCCCGGCAGCCGCGCCCACTCGCCGGGCGTATGGGCCTCTATCGATAGGGCATGAATTTCCCTGCCCATACGCGAACCCAGCGCCTCGTACACGATCCGATGACGCCCCAGCGGGCGCAGACCCTCGAAGGCGCTGCTGACTACGGTGGCGTTGAAGTGCGTGTTATCCTCGCTCGCGACGCTGACTTCGCTGCCTGGCAGGTGCGCCGAAATCAGAGCGGAAATTTCCCCCGGTGTCATCGCCGGAATTTTACTTTCAATTCCGGTGTGCTGTCCCATGAGTTCCTTGCCTTTCAGAGCGGGCCTAAAGCGTCAATGCAAGGCGCCGGCCGCAGGGAATACGTCCGTATTGCCCAGGACGGCAACGCCGCAGTGGCGCTTCAGGCCCGCTCCCGAAGGGCGCGGCCCCTGTGGCCCGTGGCCGCGTTGCGCCCCTGGGCAATGGGCAATACCATTCCCGGCGGAACGCGCCTCGCCACACGCCACAGGGGACACGCTGAAAGGCAAGGAACTCATGAGACAGCACACTAGCGCACAAACTTGAATACTCTTGTCCCATGGTTGCTCGCGGCGGCAGTCGGCCTGGCGCTTCTGGCTTTCGGCGCCCGACTGTTCATCGAGGGGGCCGCCGACGGGGCCAGGCGCCTGCGGATCTCCCCGATGCTGGTGGGCATGTTCCTGGCCGGCTTCGCAACCTCCATGCCCGAGGCCGTGGTGGCGGCGGTCGCGGCGTACAGGGACAGCGTGGAGTTGGCGCTCGGCAACGCCGTCGGTTCCAATATCGCCAACATCGGCCTGGTACTGGGCGCGGCCGTGCTGCTCATGGGCATGCGCCGCGAACGAGGCGCAGGGGGCGTGGAACTTGGGGTGATGTCGGCCGTTACCGCACTGGCCTGCCTGCTGGTCTTCAATCAGTATCTCTCGCGGCTGGATGGCCTGCTGCTGTTGGCGGCGATGCCTCTCGTGGCCTGGCTGCTGGTGCGAAACGCCGGCCTCAGGCGCAGCACGGAAATCGCGGACGACCAGGCGCAGGCGCCGTTGCGCAGCCTGCCGCGCAACGCCGCGTACGCTGCCGGGGGGCTGCTACTGCTGCTGGGGGGCGCGGAACTGCTGGTGCGCGCCGCCCAGCAGGTCGCGATGATCGCCGGCGTGGAAGAACTGGTGATCGGCGCAACGATAGTCGCCATCGGCACCAGCCTGCCGGAACTGGCCATCACGATCGCCGGCGCGATCAAGCGCGAAGCGGAACTCGCCCTAGGCAACGTTATCGGGTCCAACATATTCAACCTGCTGGTGGTCATCGGCGTGGCGGGCGCTATCGCTCCTTCCGGATTCTCGCCGCAGCTGCTGACCCTGCACGTTCCGATGCTTGTGGGCTTTACATTGTGGTTTGTCGCTCTGGCCGCGTTGTGCCGGATGCGGGGCCGCCTTGGCCCTGCCTGGAGCGCGAGCCTGCTCTTGCCCTTTGCGCTGTATCTGGTCGTGGTGATAGCGTGGGCGGCGTAAGTCGCTCGGCGTCCCCGATTATCATGCCAGCCCATGCCTGAGAAGACACGTTTCATCGAGGAGGCGCGCCGGGTTCTGAGAATGGAAGCCAGGGCCGTGGCGGATCTCGAAGAGCGGCTGGGCGAGGATTTCGCCACCGCCTGCGGGCTATGCCTGGAAACCGAGGGCCGTGTAGTGCTTACCGGCATCGGGAAGTCGGGCCATATCGCCGGCAAGATCGCGGCCACCCTGGCCAGTACCGGGACGCCGGCATTCTTCATGCATACGGGCGAGGCCGGCCACGGCGATCTGGGCATGATCGCGCCGGAAGACATCGTGATCGCGTTGTCGAATTCCGGCGAAACCGAGGAAATCGTCCGCCTGCTTCCGATGCTGAAAAGCGCAGGCGTTCCGTTGATCGCGATGACCGGTCAGGAGGATTCGACGCTGGCCCGCCACGCCACGGCGGTCCTGGACGCGCAGGTGCGGGAAGAAGCCTGTCCGCTGAACCTCGCACCCACGTCCAGCACGACTGCGATGCTGGCGCTCGGCGACGCGCTGGCGGTTGCCCTGCTCGAGGCGCGCGGCTTCACTCCCGAGGAGTTCGCCCGCACCCATCCGGGCGGGCGGCTGGGACGGCGCCTGCTGGTGCCGGTATCGGAAGTGATGCGCACCGGCGCCGAAATCCCGCAGGTGGCTCCGACCGCCACGCTCGCCGAAGGACTGCTGGAAATGAGCCGCAAGGGCCTGGGTATGACCGCGATTACCGATGACAGCGGGCGCCCCCTCGGAGTATTCACGGACGGCGACCTGCGCCGCGCCATGGATCGCGAGGTTGATCTCAGGAAGACCCGCATGGCCGATGTCATGACCCGGGGAGGGCGCTCGGTGGCGCCGGACCTTCTGGCTTCGGCAGCGGTCACGGAAATGAAACAGAGCAGGATCACGGCGCTGATGGTCGTGGCGGATGGTTTCCTCGTTGGCGTATTCAACATCCACGACCTGATGCGGGCCGGCGTGGTCTGATGCGCCCGCCTGTGTCCCTGCGCGATCGGGCTGCCGGTATCCGCCTGCTGGCGCTGGACGCCGATGGCGTGCTGACCGACGGGCGAATCTTCATCGCGGATGCGAGCCGGAGCGAGTGGACGACCGGATTCTCGGTGCGCGACGGCTACGGTATCCGTGCCGCAATGCGGGTCGGCATCGAGGTAGCGGTGATCTCAGGCCGGGACAGCTACGGCTTGCGATTGCGATTGAGCGAATTGGGGATCCGGCACTTTTCGCTGCGGTGCAGGGACAAGCAGGCGGCGCTCTCGAGTCTGCTGGGGGAACTCGCCCTACGGCCCGATCAGGCCGCATTCGTCGGCGACGACGTGGTCGATCTTCCGGCCATGCGGCTGGCCGGACTTGCCGTTGCCGTGGCCGACGCCCATACCGAAGTGCGGGACGAAGCGGACTGGGTGACCTCCCTGCCGGGAGGGCATGGGGCCGTTCGCGAAGTATGCGACTTCATGCTGGCGGCGCAATCATGAGCCGGTTGCGCCGCCATGTACCGACGCTGCTCCTGCTGGGCCTGGCTCTCGCGAGCCTGCTGCTTGGCTTCCGGACCGAGTCCGTTTCCGGGCCGGAACAGGCAAGTCTTGCCGGTAACTATTTCTTTCGCGACGCACGGATGACGCTGGCCGGAGAGGACGGCCGGGCCACGCTTGTCGTGACCTCCGGCTCCGCTGTCCGATCCCAGCACGGCACTGCCCTGAGGATGGAGCCGGTATCGATCCGCCGGCGCGGTCCCCAGGCGTGGGAACTGGCGGCCGATTCCGCGGAAATGCCCGACGCAGACGCCGATATTGTTGCGCAAGGCGGCCTTCGCATGACCTTCGGGCCTACCGGGGACTGGGCCGCGACGGCCCGGCGCGCCACGTTCCCGCCCGACGGAACGAGCATCACGCTCACCGGAGACGTTCATGTCCACAAGCCCGAAGGAGGGGCGGGCGGATCGGCCATCTTCGGCGAACACATCATCCTTGAGCCGAGGGGCATGACGGCCCGGACCGACCGGCCGGTCCGGCTGCGGATCGGCGCTTTTGAATTTGAGGCGAACGGCCTTGACGCGAAAATCGGCGAGCAGATCATTACACTAGAGTCCGATGTACGTTCGATCGCCAATCCGTAACGCACTGCGACTCATCGTTCTGTCGGCGCTCCTGCTGCCGGTTGTGGCATATTCACAGGAAGGTTCCGGCGAACCGGAATCCAGGCTTCAGATCGACGCGGACGACGGACTGCACTACGACGCCGCTACCGGCCGCATGACCCTCACGACCGTCCGGATCAGCGAGGCGGGCTACGAAATCATCGCCGACCAGGCGGACAGCGACTCTTTCGACCTGACGAACGCAACCTGGAACTTCGTGGGCAATGTGCGCTTTCGCGCGCTGACGGCCAGCCTGACCTGCGATTCGGCCGAACTGCGTTTCGAGGAAAACCGGCTGAAGAGCGCCACCGTTCGCGGCGAGCCCGTGCGGATGCGCAATGAAGGAGACATCGTGATCGAAGGCAATGCCGCGACCGTGGAGTACGACGCAGAATCGCAATTGGTCCGCTTCATGGGCGAAGCGGTCCTCGAAACCCGGGCAAGCCGGGTCAGCGGCCAATCGATTGCCTACGATCTACGCAACGAAACCGTGACGGTCAATCCGCAGGACGGGGTACCGGTCCTGTTCACCTTCGACTTCTTCGCTTCCGACGAGGATGAAGAGCCTTAGTGCGTGACACGGCACTTAGAGCTGAGAGCATCTCGAAGCGCTTCGGCGAACGCCGCGCCGTCCGCGAGGCGTCCTTCGATGTCCGGGGCGGCGAAGTCGTGGGTCTGCTCGGCCCCAACGGCGCCGGCAAGACCACGGCCTTTTACGTCGTCGCGGGATTACTGAGCTGCGACACCGGCTGCGTGCGGTTGGACGGAGTCGACGTCACGGGATTCCCCGTTCATCGGCGAGCGCTTCTGGGATTGGGCTACCTTCCCCAGGAAGCCTCGGTTTTCCGAAAGCTGTCGGTGGAGCAGAACATACTCGCCATCCTTGAATTGCGGGCCGACCTGAAACGCGCGGACCGGAACGACGAGTTGAATCGCCTTCTCGACGATTTCCAGCTTCACGGCGTCCGCAAGTCGGTGGGCATCAGCCTCTCCGGCGGGGAACGCCGCAGGGTGGAAATCGCCCGAACCCTGGCGAGGTCGCCCCGCTACGTGCTGCTGGACGAACCCTTCGCCGGAATCGACCCGATCTCGGTGAACGAAATCCAGGGGATCATCGCCGAACTGGCCCGGCGCGGCATCGGCGTGCTGATTACCGACCATAACGTGCGCGAGACGCTGGGCATTTGCAGCCGGGGATATATCCTGCACGAGGGCGTTGTGATCGCGTCCGGCACGCCGGAGACACTGCTCGAAGACCCGAAGGTGCGTTCCGTTTATCTCGGCGAGTCCTTTCGCCTCTAGTCAGGTGGAGGGCGTCCCGCCCTTCACGAGGCCGGGACAGCCTCGTTCCCGGGGCCTTCCCCCGATTCAGGCGTCGGCGCTGATTGCGCCGTGGCAGCGTTTGTACTTCTTGCCGGAGCCGCAGGGGCACGGATCGTTGCGGCCCACCCGGGGCCGGGAGCGGCGATAGGTCTGGACCGGCGCCGGGGCCGCTGCGGGCGGGCGGCGGGGGCCACGGGCTGCGGGCGCCTGCGCGCGGGCAGGCTGGCGGGCGGCGGGAGCGGCCAGCGCCGAGGCTTCATCATGCTGCAGTTTCAGCTTCCTGCCCGGCGCGGGGG harbors:
- a CDS encoding YraN family protein; the protein is MDAGRRRQFDSRTGNALGRPGAGPRRGSEAERQACGYLEARGLKRLAANYRCRYGELDLVMRDGAQLVVVEVRARRSDRHGAPEASINHRKRRSLMLAARCFIRDNPQFNGMMLRFDVVGVLTEATRARFRWIRNALQFDGR
- a CDS encoding phosphoheptose isomerase; this translates as MDAERVKREFAESLEVNRRSADALAVPIAEAAALMLESLSAGGKILSCGNGGSAADAQHFASELLNRFETERASLPAIALTTDSSTLTSIANDRSYEEVFSRQVSGLGRSGDVLLAISTSGASPNVTNAVRAAHRAGMRVVALTGRDGGEVSRTLGKADIELRAPHTRTARIQEIHLFAIHCLCRLLDDAYGDSGPT
- a CDS encoding ClpXP protease specificity-enhancing factor, with protein sequence MSEGTLSLKPYLLRAVHEWITDRGDTPQVVVNADRTDVAVPRDGIKDGRIVLNISYQATRNLELGGETLSFEARFSGAAHRVSVPVDAVLCIFSRETGQGVVLTDQLGAAIGEVAGPSPTPPPRGTPKLRLVK
- the sspA gene encoding stringent starvation protein A (transcriptional activator; required for activation of bacteriophage P1 late promoter; induced by starvation); amino-acid sequence: MILYSSPINLHSHRVRIVVAEKNIGVRIVQVRDGNLPPDIQLLNPYNTLPTLVDRELAVYHSRIIINYLDERFPQPPLMPVDPKRRAHFRLALHRIENDFYNLAARLDGNDGEGEKRQLREAMIEVSEAVESSRFFLGDEFSLVDCSLAPVLWRLRSYGIDPGPRAEALYGYMRRVFGRPSFMEGLSELERDMRPLAA
- the murA gene encoding UDP-N-acetylglucosamine 1-carboxyvinyltransferase, with translation MDKFVVSGGATLDGEVPISGAKNAALPILAASLLSPEPLQLANLPDLRDVHTMLHLLRILGARVNGSAPGRTSVSLEDPESFSAPYELVRTMRASLLVLGPLLGRFGRADVSLPGGCAIGARPVDIHVNALRTMGAEVEIRGGYISARCCGLKGARIDLPLPTVTGTENILMAAVLAEGETVIENAAREPEVRDLADCLNAMGAKVAGAGGSRISVRGVKKLHGASRAILPDRIEAGTYLVAGAMTGGRVVARFSGELALGEVVGALRNTGARVRRGEGFVELDMRGRRPHSVNLVTAPWPGFPTDMQAQFTALNAIASEHALVRESVFEQRFMHVAELQRMGADIEPLGREVLIRGVRKLQAAPVMATDLRASASLVLAALVAEGETVIHRVYHVDRGYERIEEKLNDLGAVIRRV
- a CDS encoding BolA/IbaG family iron-sulfur metabolism protein; the encoded protein is MTPGEISALISAHLPGSEVSVASEDNTHFNATVVSSAFEGLRPLGRHRIVYEALGSRMGREIHALSIEAHTPGEWARLPGRETETPRG
- a CDS encoding calcium/sodium antiporter (YrbG; inner membrane protein involved in cell envelope integrity; putative sodium ion/calcium ion exchanger; in E. coli it is non essential for cell viability; member of the YRBG family of cation/Ca2+ exchangers), producing MNTLVPWLLAAAVGLALLAFGARLFIEGAADGARRLRISPMLVGMFLAGFATSMPEAVVAAVAAYRDSVELALGNAVGSNIANIGLVLGAAVLLMGMRRERGAGGVELGVMSAVTALACLLVFNQYLSRLDGLLLLAAMPLVAWLLVRNAGLRRSTEIADDQAQAPLRSLPRNAAYAAGGLLLLLGGAELLVRAAQQVAMIAGVEELVIGATIVAIGTSLPELAITIAGAIKREAELALGNVIGSNIFNLLVVIGVAGAIAPSGFSPQLLTLHVPMLVGFTLWFVALAALCRMRGRLGPAWSASLLLPFALYLVVVIAWAA
- a CDS encoding KpsF/GutQ family sugar-phosphate isomerase; translation: MPEKTRFIEEARRVLRMEARAVADLEERLGEDFATACGLCLETEGRVVLTGIGKSGHIAGKIAATLASTGTPAFFMHTGEAGHGDLGMIAPEDIVIALSNSGETEEIVRLLPMLKSAGVPLIAMTGQEDSTLARHATAVLDAQVREEACPLNLAPTSSTTAMLALGDALAVALLEARGFTPEEFARTHPGGRLGRRLLVPVSEVMRTGAEIPQVAPTATLAEGLLEMSRKGLGMTAITDDSGRPLGVFTDGDLRRAMDREVDLRKTRMADVMTRGGRSVAPDLLASAAVTEMKQSRITALMVVADGFLVGVFNIHDLMRAGVV
- a CDS encoding HAD hydrolase family protein codes for the protein MRPPVSLRDRAAGIRLLALDADGVLTDGRIFIADASRSEWTTGFSVRDGYGIRAAMRVGIEVAVISGRDSYGLRLRLSELGIRHFSLRCRDKQAALSSLLGELALRPDQAAFVGDDVVDLPAMRLAGLAVAVADAHTEVRDEADWVTSLPGGHGAVREVCDFMLAAQS
- the lptC gene encoding LPS export ABC transporter periplasmic protein LptC, which gives rise to MRLHAGGAIMSRLRRHVPTLLLLGLALASLLLGFRTESVSGPEQASLAGNYFFRDARMTLAGEDGRATLVVTSGSAVRSQHGTALRMEPVSIRRRGPQAWELAADSAEMPDADADIVAQGGLRMTFGPTGDWAATARRATFPPDGTSITLTGDVHVHKPEGGAGGSAIFGEHIILEPRGMTARTDRPVRLRIGAFEFEANGLDAKIGEQIITLESDVRSIANP
- the lptB gene encoding LPS export ABC transporter ATP-binding protein; this encodes MRDTALRAESISKRFGERRAVREASFDVRGGEVVGLLGPNGAGKTTAFYVVAGLLSCDTGCVRLDGVDVTGFPVHRRALLGLGYLPQEASVFRKLSVEQNILAILELRADLKRADRNDELNRLLDDFQLHGVRKSVGISLSGGERRRVEIARTLARSPRYVLLDEPFAGIDPISVNEIQGIIAELARRGIGVLITDHNVRETLGICSRGYILHEGVVIASGTPETLLEDPKVRSVYLGESFRL